GGGTGAGGTGGTGCAGGACCATGTGACTCCCGGGCGTATCGCTGACCCGAATGGTGAGGTGTATCGCACGGGTGCGGAGGCGCGTGCTTCGGTGTCTTTGCCGAAGTATCACCCGGAGCGGGTGCGGCAGGGGGTGAAGTGGCGTAGCCGTAGGGTTAAGGCCAAGGCTGTTCAGGTAAAGCGGGCGGCGAAAGCAAATATTAAGGCTAGTGATAGGCCGTTGGCGAAGGTGGCACAGCAGGCGATTGCGGTGCGGCACGGCAGTATTTCGACGCGGTTTGCGGTGGCGTTGTCTCGGTCTCGGACGGCTTCGGAGGTGTTTGCGGGAGCGGATTTGGTGTTCCCTGTGGATGCGCGGTCGCAGCGGGGTGCGTGGTTGTTAGCTCGTCGACATCCTGGGCCGGATGTGGTGGTGGGGTATCCGGCGGCGAAGCGGGCGTTGCGGGCACGTCGCGCACGGTGATGTGTGTTTAAGCAGGGGCGAGGCTGTGTGGCTTCGCCCCTGCTTGTGTGTGTTGTGGGTGGTTGATGGTGCTGGTGAGGGTCCGTGAGATGGGGTGCTTGGGTCTCTACCCTTGTGTGTATGGATGCTGAGGTGAAAAGCGGCGACGAGGGTGGGCTGCGGGTGCTCGTGGTGGAGGATGACGACGACCTTCGGATGACGACGTCGTTGGTGTTGCGTAAGCAGGGTTTTGTGGTGGAGGCGGCTGCTGATGGTGTGGATGCGTTGGAGTTATTGGCGCGTTTAGATCGTGAGGGGCTTTCACCGCAGGTAGCGGTGGTGGATATTGCGATGCCTCGGATGGATGGGATCACGTTGACGCGGCGGTTGCGTGAGCGTGCTGCTCCGTTGGGGGTGATTATGTTGACGGCGCGGGAGTTGCCGTATGACCAGTTGGCTGGGTTTGAGGCAGGGGCGGATGACTATGTCATTAAGCCGTTCGATGGGGCTATTTTGGCGGCACGGATTGTGGCTGTGTCACGACGTTCTATGGCTGCTGGTGCGCAGGCGGGTGCGGGGGCTGGTTCAAGGTTGCCTGCGCCGAATGTGCAGGCGGTGGGTGATTTGCGGGTGGATCGGGATGGGATGACGGTGTTTCGGCATAGCGATGGGGCTGAGATCACTTTGTCGGGCACGGAGTTTCGTTTGTTGGCGACGTTTTTGGATCGTCCGGGCAGGGTGCTGACTAAGTCTCAGCTTTTGGATTTGGTGTGGGATATCGGTGATTGGGGTGATGATCACGTGGTTGAGGTCAGTATTGGTCGATTGCGTTCGAAGATTGGTCCGGGGATTATCCATACGGTGCGGGGGCTGGGGTACAAGCTGGTGGTGGAGTGAGTTTCGCTGAGTCTTCGTGTAGGTCGAGGAAGGGGTTGCCTGCATTACGGCGGTTGAGGTCGGTGCGGGTGTACATCACGGTGGCGGTGGCGGTGACATCGCTGTTGGTTTCGTGTGTGGTCAGTGGTGTGCTGGCGGTGCGGGCTGCGGATTCGGCGACGGATGCGGTGCGGGGGCAGGCGTTGGCACGGTTGATCGCTGCCAGCGAGGGGTACGCCTTGGATGGCCGGTTACGTTTGGGTGCTTCGATGGATACGGATTCTGCTCCGGAGGCGGTGCGTTCGGCGCTGGCTGACCCGAATACGAAGGAGAAGACCACCTATTACGACGGCGCGCACATGTG
This region of Dermatophilus congolensis genomic DNA includes:
- a CDS encoding response regulator transcription factor — encoded protein: MDAEVKSGDEGGLRVLVVEDDDDLRMTTSLVLRKQGFVVEAAADGVDALELLARLDREGLSPQVAVVDIAMPRMDGITLTRRLRERAAPLGVIMLTARELPYDQLAGFEAGADDYVIKPFDGAILAARIVAVSRRSMAAGAQAGAGAGSRLPAPNVQAVGDLRVDRDGMTVFRHSDGAEITLSGTEFRLLATFLDRPGRVLTKSQLLDLVWDIGDWGDDHVVEVSIGRLRSKIGPGIIHTVRGLGYKLVVE